The following proteins are encoded in a genomic region of Flammeovirga pectinis:
- the ctlX gene encoding citrulline utilization hydrolase CtlX, with protein MNNSSKHILMVRPASFGYNKETALDNEFQDSLIQGANNEDVNKALEEFDKYVSVLREHKIDVTVVDDTPVPSKPDSQFPNNWFTTHSDGTIYIYPLRPVNRRTEKRQDIIELLEMCFHVSSVTDLSPLEQEGKFLEGTGSIIFDRVNKIAYACLSRRTNAELFKEHVEELGYTPILFDAVDENQKPIYHTNVMLAIATDFVVICGNTIIDQKQKEIIWSSFKDSGKKIIDVSFDQLRNFTCNILEVTGLDNQKYITMSTKAFNAFTEEQKQIMEESTKVIHSPIDTIESVCGGGTRCMMAEIYLDEQLFQ; from the coding sequence ATGAACAACTCATCAAAGCATATTTTAATGGTCCGCCCGGCTTCTTTTGGGTATAATAAAGAGACTGCTTTGGATAATGAATTTCAAGATTCGTTAATACAAGGTGCTAATAACGAAGATGTTAATAAAGCATTAGAAGAGTTTGATAAGTATGTGTCTGTATTAAGAGAACATAAAATTGATGTAACTGTTGTTGATGATACTCCGGTACCATCTAAGCCTGATAGTCAGTTTCCAAATAATTGGTTTACTACACATTCAGATGGTACTATATATATATACCCATTAAGACCAGTAAACAGAAGAACTGAAAAAAGACAAGATATAATCGAGTTATTAGAAATGTGTTTTCATGTATCTTCTGTTACAGATTTATCTCCTCTTGAACAAGAGGGTAAATTCTTAGAAGGTACGGGGAGTATTATTTTTGATAGAGTGAATAAAATAGCGTACGCTTGCCTATCTAGAAGAACAAATGCCGAATTATTTAAAGAACATGTGGAGGAGTTAGGTTATACACCAATTTTATTTGATGCTGTAGATGAAAATCAAAAGCCGATATACCATACCAATGTAATGTTGGCGATAGCAACTGATTTTGTAGTGATCTGTGGAAATACAATTATTGATCAGAAACAAAAAGAAATAATATGGTCTTCTTTTAAAGATAGCGGTAAAAAGATTATTGATGTCTCTTTTGATCAACTTAGAAATTTTACATGTAACATTTTAGAAGTTACAGGCTTGGATAATCAAAAATACATTACAATGTCTACTAAAGCATTTAATGCATTTACTGAAGAGCAGAAACAAATTATGGAAGAATCTACAAAGGTTATTCATTCACCTATCGATACAATAGAAAGTGTTTGTGGTGGAGGAACAAGATGTATGATGGCTGAAATTTATTTAGATGAACAACTATTTCAATAA